In one Streptomyces sp. T12 genomic region, the following are encoded:
- a CDS encoding peptidoglycan-binding protein, translated as MATKTGPQRYPGASRANWYQDDFGGDPMQVNVVVLHTTEGRTLPGYGGGSSAPNLTAVPDLAAKKLKWYQHFDIETSSRALVNLRGGVETNTMNVCQVELVGTCDPKTHAKWKTAGQAHIYWPDAPDWALQGVARFLAWVHEEHGVPLSGPKSWPAYPTSYGSGGQRLTGAQWADFRGVCGHMHVPENVHGDPGAIDFARITKYAKAELDVDDDTPETTTPATPAKPKVPAFPGRKYFVAGASNAYVLQLGKQLVKRGFGDHYKVGPSRTWGEADRLNVRDFQKSRKELRGDADGNPGPLTWRLLFS; from the coding sequence ATGGCCACCAAGACGGGCCCCCAGAGATATCCCGGCGCAAGCCGGGCGAACTGGTACCAGGACGACTTCGGCGGTGACCCGATGCAGGTCAATGTCGTCGTCCTGCACACCACGGAGGGCCGCACCCTTCCCGGATACGGCGGCGGCTCCTCCGCACCGAACCTGACGGCGGTCCCCGACCTCGCCGCCAAGAAGCTGAAGTGGTACCAGCACTTCGACATAGAGACCTCCTCCCGGGCGCTGGTCAATCTGCGGGGCGGCGTCGAGACGAACACCATGAACGTGTGCCAGGTCGAGCTGGTCGGCACCTGCGACCCGAAGACCCACGCGAAGTGGAAGACCGCGGGCCAGGCGCACATCTACTGGCCGGACGCCCCCGACTGGGCACTGCAGGGCGTCGCCCGCTTCCTGGCCTGGGTGCACGAGGAACACGGCGTACCGCTGTCCGGCCCGAAGTCGTGGCCCGCGTACCCCACGTCGTACGGGAGCGGCGGCCAGCGGCTGACGGGCGCGCAGTGGGCGGACTTCAGGGGAGTCTGCGGGCACATGCACGTGCCCGAGAACGTCCATGGCGACCCCGGCGCGATCGACTTCGCCAGGATCACCAAGTACGCGAAGGCCGAGCTGGACGTGGACGACGACACCCCGGAGACGACCACACCCGCCACACCCGCCAAGCCGAAGGTTCCCGCGTTCCCGGGACGCAAGTACTTCGTGGCCGGGGCCTCGAACGCGTACGTCCTGCAGCTCGGCAAGCAGCTGGTCAAGCGCGGCTTCGGCGACCATTACAAGGTCGGCCCGAGCAGGACCTGGGGCGAGGCGGACCGGCTGAACGTACGGGACTTCCAGAAGTCACGAAAGGAACTGCGCGGCGACGCCGACGGCAACCCCGGCCCGCTGACCTGGCGCCTGCTGTTCTCCTGA
- a CDS encoding BTAD domain-containing putative transcriptional regulator → MNSRHGHAMRFGVLGPVEVIKGGASLDLGPRQRRLVLVRLLIEDGRPVSQHTLCRDLWPTDRPTGAASSVRAHISRLRAVLDPVRQGRSALLVSGPAGYALKVPREARDTTLFEESVTRAREALRSRQLPAARQEIDAALALWRGEALAEAAEHAFAIRERTRLDGALHDARELQAAVLVQQGETEPAIGVAEGLVLKAPLRETSWALLMRALYAAGRPVEALRQYERFRHMLATELGLDPSPQLRDLHTAILRHDVGVLGTPAAPPTASSGASLSPGLPPGLPPGPPPGLPAAPDFTAARVQPDPGPAAPTPFVGRGEQTAQLVGLLSAAAAGRPQWAVVNGEQGYGKTRLVEELSARAAAAGFTVARTKGGQALSGNRGVFQTCPTVQLLDALRQDGTDSAQDEVAQKDPLGTVVHELTQAPTLCVVDDLDQAPQGFHRLLRRLANVVREAPVLFVCTLRNPDAPVSSMLLADLALLGATWLTLEPLTADGVAELLAARGEDVPPEEVAALHRRAEGHPFALAELLKLPPGERTGPQAQVPAAVRNLLHARLVELPDAARTMLTYAAADGEWLDVALLADVQGLAPDELLPLIDAAVTARILVWDADPLAGGTGRYRLPELPRDVVLSTQTPSSRQLRHAALARELAGRDGADPARLTRHLRAAGPMAPAAAPARSRPSALGQGH, encoded by the coding sequence TTGAACTCACGTCATGGACACGCGATGCGGTTCGGCGTGCTCGGCCCCGTCGAAGTCATCAAGGGCGGAGCCTCCCTCGATCTGGGCCCCCGCCAGCGCCGGTTGGTTCTCGTCCGCCTGCTCATCGAGGACGGCCGCCCCGTCTCGCAGCACACCCTCTGCCGCGACCTGTGGCCGACGGACCGTCCGACGGGTGCCGCCTCCTCCGTGCGCGCCCACATCAGCCGACTGCGCGCGGTCCTCGATCCGGTACGGCAGGGCCGGTCCGCCCTGCTGGTCAGCGGTCCGGCCGGCTACGCCCTGAAGGTTCCCCGCGAGGCACGGGACACGACGCTCTTCGAGGAGTCCGTGACCAGGGCCCGCGAGGCGCTGCGGAGCCGGCAACTCCCCGCCGCCCGGCAGGAGATCGACGCGGCGCTCGCACTGTGGCGGGGTGAGGCGCTGGCCGAGGCCGCCGAGCACGCCTTCGCGATACGCGAGCGCACCAGGCTCGACGGCGCCCTCCACGACGCCAGGGAGCTGCAGGCCGCCGTCCTCGTCCAGCAGGGCGAGACGGAACCGGCGATCGGCGTCGCCGAGGGCCTCGTACTCAAGGCACCGCTGCGTGAGACGTCCTGGGCGCTGCTGATGCGGGCGCTGTACGCGGCGGGACGGCCGGTCGAGGCGCTGCGGCAGTACGAGCGGTTCCGCCACATGCTGGCCACGGAGCTCGGCCTGGACCCCAGCCCCCAGCTGAGGGACCTGCACACCGCGATCCTGCGGCACGATGTCGGCGTACTCGGCACGCCTGCCGCGCCTCCCACGGCCTCGTCCGGGGCGAGCCTTTCCCCTGGTCTTCCTCCTGGTCTTCCTCCTGGTCCTCCTCCTGGCCTTCCTGCGGCCCCCGACTTCACCGCCGCGCGTGTGCAACCGGACCCAGGACCTGCCGCCCCCACCCCCTTCGTGGGCCGCGGCGAGCAGACCGCGCAACTGGTCGGCCTGCTGTCGGCCGCGGCCGCGGGGCGCCCCCAGTGGGCCGTGGTCAACGGGGAGCAGGGGTACGGCAAGACCCGGCTGGTGGAGGAGCTGTCCGCCCGGGCCGCGGCGGCCGGGTTCACCGTCGCCCGCACCAAGGGAGGTCAGGCGCTCAGCGGGAACCGCGGGGTCTTCCAGACCTGCCCGACCGTCCAGCTCCTGGACGCGCTGCGGCAGGACGGCACCGACTCCGCTCAGGACGAGGTCGCGCAGAAGGACCCGCTCGGCACGGTCGTCCATGAGCTCACGCAGGCACCCACGCTGTGTGTCGTCGACGACCTCGACCAGGCACCGCAGGGCTTCCACCGCCTGCTCAGGCGGCTCGCCAACGTGGTGCGGGAGGCGCCCGTCCTCTTCGTCTGCACCCTGCGCAACCCCGACGCCCCCGTGTCCAGCATGCTGCTCGCGGACCTGGCCCTGCTCGGCGCGACCTGGCTGACCCTGGAGCCGCTGACCGCAGACGGCGTGGCCGAGCTGCTCGCGGCGCGCGGCGAGGATGTCCCGCCCGAGGAGGTGGCAGCGCTGCACCGGCGTGCCGAGGGGCACCCGTTCGCCCTGGCCGAGCTGCTCAAGCTGCCACCCGGCGAGCGCACCGGGCCGCAGGCACAGGTACCGGCCGCGGTGCGCAATCTCCTGCACGCGAGGCTGGTCGAGCTGCCCGATGCGGCCCGGACCATGCTCACCTACGCCGCCGCCGACGGCGAATGGCTCGACGTCGCTCTCCTAGCCGACGTCCAGGGTCTGGCACCGGACGAGCTGCTGCCGTTGATCGACGCCGCCGTCACCGCCCGGATCCTGGTCTGGGACGCGGACCCCCTCGCGGGTGGCACCGGCCGCTACCGGTTGCCCGAGCTGCCCCGCGACGTGGTACTGAGCACCCAGACCCCGTCCTCCCGACAGCTTCGGCACGCCGCACTCGCCCGCGAGCTGGCGGGACGTGACGGTGCCGACCCGGCGCGCCTGACCCGGCACCTGCGCGCGGCAGGCCCGATGGCCCCGGCCGCGGCCCCCGCCCGGAGCCGCCCATCCGCCCTGGGACAAGGGCACTGA